CTGCTCAATCAAGGCGGAAGTCGAAAACGGCGGCGAAATTACGCTTCCCGTCAAGAAATTCGCGCAGATTGTGGGCGCGGCTCCCCAGCAGGAAATCACTTTCGAAAGCGACGACGGACAGACCGCAAAGGTGAAGTCGGGCGGCTTCTCCACAAAGCTCAACGGCCTCCGCGCGGAGGAATTCCCCGCGCTGCCGAGCTTCGTAGACCAGCACAGCTACGAGCTTCCCCCGCAGGAGCTTTTTAACATGCTCCGCTCCGTTTCCTACGCGAAAAGCTCCGACGAAAACCGCTACATCTTAAACAGCGTGTATTTCAACTTCTCCGAAGGAAAGCTCACTCTCGTTGCGACGGACGGCAAGCGCATGGCTCTCGTCTCGCGCGACATGAAGATAGAGCAGGAGGACGAAGGCAACGTCATTCTCCCCGCAAAGACCGTCGGCGAGCTTGAAAAGCTCCTCTCGCAGGGCAAGGTCGCAAAAATCAGCTTCAACGAACGTCAGGTTGCGTTCGACATCGACGTCGGCGGCGACGCCTCCGAAAACGGGCTTGTTGGGTCAATCTACCTCGTTTCGAAAATCGTGGAGGGCAGCTACCCGAATTACAAGCAGGTAATTCCCAAAGAGGCGGAGCACAGAATCAAGGTTGACCGCGAGCTCATGCTCGAAACCGTCAACCGCGTTGCGATTCTCACGAGCGACAAGCAGAATTCGGTAAAGCTTACGATGTCCGAAAACTCGCTCGAAATCTCGACGCGCAGCGCGGAGGGCGACGCAAAGCAGGCTATCGAAATCGAATATTCGGGTCCCGAAGTACAAATCGGCTTCAACCCCGAATTCCTCAAACAGCCGCTTGGCAGCATTTCGAAAGACGAAGTTTTCTTCGAATTCAAGGACGAAATGAGCCCCGGAGTTTTCAAGACGCTCGACAACTTTATGTGCGTCGTAATGCCGCTTAGAATCTAATGCGGATATTCGAAAACCCCGTTTACTTGGCAATCATCGCGCTTTTCGGCGCGATGATTTTCGTTGGCGGGGTCAACGCGCGCTGGTTCGGCTCGGCAAAGCTTGTGCTTTTGCGTCGCTGGATTCGCGCGGCGTGCTTTTCGCTCGCGGTTTTTGTCTGCCTGCGGCATTTTCTCGACGACCGCCCCGTTTGGGTCTTGGGGGCGAGTTCGGTTTTGCTTTTTCTGCTGCTCGAATCGGCGTTTTACTGGGCGGGAATTTCGCTTGAAAACACCGACGAGGACATCGAAATGTTCCCGAAGTTCGAGCCTACCGAAAGCGCGTGGAGCACCCTCGAACGCCACGCAAAACTGCGCGGGCGCATTCTTGCGGCGGGCTTTTGCGAGAGCGGCAAATTCAAGCTGCCCGTTGACGACGAGCTTGGGGTGTCGGTTTTTGCGACAACTTTCGATTCCGCCGACGGGCTTTCGCGCATGTGCGTGATGTTTCCGTTCGGGGGGACGTCGTTTGCGATGGCTTCGGTGAAATCGCGGCTTGCCGACGGGCGGGTAATGCTCACCGAGTCGCGCTTCATTCCGAACGGCTTGGACTATCCCGAAAACTACGACGCGCGGAATTTTCCGCTGGATTCGAATCCGCTTTCGGTCTACGCAAGGCATTTGAAGAGGCTTGCGGCGTGCGGTTCGAGCGCGGTCGCCGTTTCGGAAGACCCGCTTGCCGACCTCAACGGCACGATAGACGCGGAGCTTGCGGCGAACATCAAGAGCGGTCTGATAAACCTTCCGTCGGCTTGGGACGAAGACGGCGTCTACACGGACGAGGGAAAATACCGCATCTGGATTTCGACGATGAAAATGTCGTACATTCCGTTCGTTTAGTCGGCGGAATTTTGCGGGGCGTCGTCGCTTTCGCGCTTTGGGAAGCAGATTTTCTCGACGGCGGACTCGAAGTCTTCCTCGCCGCGGAGAATGTCTATTTCAAGCTTTGTGTAGTAGAACGGGATTTCCGTTTTCAGGTCGGGGCGAATGCGCACGGCGTCCTTTTCGGTGCAGACGGCAAGCTGCGCGCCCGCGTTTTTTGCGGCGTCGAAAAACGCGTCTAGTTCGGCGTCGTCGAACCTGTGGTGGTCGAGAAAGCGTTTTTTGTAGACGATTTCCCCACCGAGCTCCACAAGGAATTTTTCGAAGCCTTCGGGCACTGCGATTGCCGAAAAACACGCGACTTTCGCGCCTTTAAGTATTTCAAGCCCGACCCTTTCGTTCGTCGAAAATTCCGCAAGGCACGTCGGTCTGTGGGCGCATTCGATTATTTCGACCGACGGGTTGTATTTGCGTATTGTGCGCTCCAATTCCGGGTCGCGCCTGCCGTCGGATTTTGTGAGGAAGATGTACGACGCGCGTTTGAGGTGCGAGACAGGCTCGCGCAAAATTCCGCGCGGGAGCAGGCTGAAATTGCCGAAGGGGTTTGTCTTGTCGACAAGCAGCAGTTGCAGCTGCCCGCGCAGGGGCAGGTATTGGAAGCCGTCGTCGAGCACGAGGGTGTCGGCGCCGAATTCCGTTATTGCGTAGTGCCCCGCGCGTACGCGGTTTTTGTCTACAATTACAATTACCCCGGGGAGGTTGCGGGCGAGCATGTAGGGTTCGTCGCCCGCGAATTCGGAGTCGAGCAGAATCCGCTTGCCGTCGGAGACCACTTTCGGCTTGGGGGCTTCGCCGTGGGTGAGCCATCGGACGAATTTTTTCAGCGCGCCGTCCGACTTGCTTTTGTAGCCGCGGCTTAAAATTGCGACTTTTCTGCCGCGCTCGTTGAGGGAGCGCGCGAACTTTTCGACAATCGGCGTTTTGCCCGTGCCGCCCACCGTCAAATTTCCGACGACGACCACAAGGCAGCCGAGCGGGGCGTCGCGCATGATTCGTTTTTCGTACATGGCGTAGCGCGTCCGCGCGATTGCCTCGAACACAAACGAGAGCGTTTTCAGAACCGCCGCGTAGACGGAAATCCAGAAGCCCTCGCGGCGGTCGTAGATTACGTCGGCGGTCAGGTGTGCGAAGTCCTCGCCGAACTTCGACAGCCTGCGTTTCATGCGTTTGAGAAAGCCCAAGTTATTCCTCCCCCTTTTCGGGCTTCGCCTTTTTCGGCGGGGTCAGCGTTTCGCGCAGTTTTTCAGCCCTCGCTTTCGACAGTTCGTCGCGCGAGGCGCTTACGAACATCGACACCACCTTGTTCGCGCTTCGGTAGTCTTCGACCGACACGAAAAGTTTTGCAAGCGGCATCGTTATTTTGCGCAGGCACTCGTCGGGGCAGGAGGTCGAGTTTCTCACGATATCCTGATATGCGGGCAGGATTTCCGTTTTGTCTTCGGCGCGGGCGAACATGTCGGAAATCTGGTTCGCGTAGATGTCGATGCCAAGCCCCGTGTCGGAGCGCATTACGCCGCGCATTTCGGCGGTGAGCAGCCTGTCCGCCTCTTTGCCGCGCCTGAGGGCGATGAGGTTTTGGCGGTAGAAATTGAGCATTGCAATGCACATGTCGGGGTAGCGGCGGAACGCTTCGTAGCTTTTGCGCCAGTAAGAGTCAAGCTCGCCCTGCGACGCCCCGAAGCGCGCGCGCGCCGAGATGAACGCGATGTACGCCTCCCAGTTTTCGGGATTTTCCTTGCGGGCTTTGTCGGCGAAAACGGCGGCATCGTTGTTTTTGCCCGCGTCGTAGAGCATGCGCGAAATTTCGAGGAACACGCGCGAGAAGATTCCCGCCTCCGTCGTGATGTGGCGGCGGGCGAGCATGTCGATGTCGAACTTCTGCGATGTCCTCCATGTTTGCGGGTCGAGCGGGCGTCCGAAGAGGTGTTTTGCCTTTTCGCTGCGGGCGACGTCGTGCTTCCAGACCCCCGGCCGCGACATGTACGCAAGCCACGCCTGTTTGCCCTCGCGGAAGAAAAGGCAGGGTATGCCGTTGGCGTTTGCGATTCTCCACGCGCAGTAGACTTTTTCCGCCTCCGTGCCGCCGTATTTGAGGATATTTTTCGGGGTGAATTCGCGCTCCGACGCGTCCCAGTCGGCAACGACTCCGTTTGCGTAGCGCGACTTGTCGGTCTTTATCGAGTGCGCAAGCTTTTCTATCGCGAACGGCGCAATGCTCGTGTTTTTCAGTCCGCGCAGCTCGTCGAGCGGCCCGCCGATTCCGAACACCCAGATAAGTTCGCCGACCGTCAGCCTGTCCATCGGGAACACGAACGTATGCGGGTCTTCCGTGAAAATGTTGAAGGTTTCCTCCGCCTGAAACATCGGGACGGGGTCGGACGGCGTTCCGCAGTTCGGCCAGCCGCCGGGGGGCGGAACGTCGTAGACGAGCGAGACCGCGAACGCGCTCCTCAGGTATTTTTTGAAATTGTCGGGGTAGACTTGGTGGATTTGCGCGAGCGTTTTGCAGACGCCTTCGAGGTTGTCTTCGGGCTTCATTGTCTCGAAAAAGTCGCAGAGCGCGGGAATGTCGGATAGCATTGCGCGTTTTACCGCCGTGTGCAAAGACGTCCCCTCCTTCGAGAAGAGGTCCGCCGCCTTGTAGACGTAGAGCCAGCCCGCGGCTTCGGGGTAGAGCTGTTTGAGGGCGAGGTCGAGGGTTGTCGCGCGGGTCTTTTCGGCGTATTCGCCCCACGCCTGCGCGCTGTCGTTTTCGAGCAGTTTGTCTATGTCCGACTGCGAAATCGGCGAAACGGGAAGCTTGGGCAGTTCGGGCACTGCGTGTTGCGCCGACGCCGCGACCGCCGAAATGCAAAAAATTATTGCGCTAAAAAACCTCATAAATCCATATTTATTCCGCAGTTTTAAATGTCAAGATATGAAAGCGCGGACTGCCCCAAAAATGCAAAACCGAGCGCGGAGTCGGAAGCGGTGCGCGGTGTGGAAAAGGGGCGCGGATAGGCGAGGGTTGCGAATGCGCGCGCAGGAAGTTGCGCGGAGATAGAAGCATGCGCATAGCGCGTCGTTGCGTCGCCGCTTTGCGTTTGGCGTGTTGCCGCGCGGGTCATTTTGCGCGTTGCGTTGAATGTCCGCAAAAAACGCCCGACCTTGCGGCGCGGGCGTCCGAAATCCGAAATTCGGGGCTTATGCTGCGGGCTGTTCTTCCGCGGCGGGGGCAACCTTTGCCGCCTTTGTCTTGCGGCGGCGGCGTTTCGCCTTGGGCTTTTCCTCCGCGGGCGCGGCGGCTTCGCCAGATTCCGCGGCAAGTTCGCGTTCGGCGATGATGTCTTCAATCTTTTCTTTGAGCGTCGCGAGCTCTTCGACGGACATATTGTTCAACGGCTTGTTTTCGTTGACGGGAATGTCCATTCCGTGCGAACGCAGGATTTCGTCGATTTTATCCTGATTCTTTTTGTAGAGGTAGAAGCCTGTCGCTGCGATGCCGATGCCGAGCGCGGCTCCGATTATATGGTCTCTTGTCATGTTTGTTCCTTTCGGTTTTGATTTAAAGTTATTTTAGCGAAGGCGGACGCCCCATATCGTAAAACAATATTCTCATACTGTTGGCTACAACCAGAATTGTCGAGGAATTATGCATCACCGCTCCGAAAATTACGGGAATTGTTCCGAGCGCGCCCAGCATAAGCCCGAGTGTGTTTATGCCGACCGCCGCTATCAGGTTCTGCCGCACGACGTCCATCGTATACTTTGAAAGCCCGTAGATTCCGGGGAGCATGAGGGCGTTGTCGCCTGCTATCGTGATGTCGGAAGCCTCCATTGCGACGTCCGTGCGCGTCTTGCCGAGCGCGATTCCAACGTCGGCGTAGGCGAGGGCGGGGGCGTCGTTTATGCCGTCGCCTACCATCACCACCTTGTTCCCGCGAGCCTGCATGCCGAGCACCACGCGCGCCTTGTCTTCGGGCAGAAGCTCGTACTCGTAGCTGTCTATTCCGAGTCTGCGAGCCACGACGTCCGCCTGCTGTTCGAGGTCTCCCGTAAGCAGAACGATGTCGTCCACCCCCACGTTGCGCAGGCGGTTGAGAGCCTTTTTCATGTTCTCGCGCAGGGGGTCTCTAATTCCGATAAGCCCCGCGATTTCGTCGTCCTTCGAGACGAACACCACGTTTTCGCCCTTTGCGAAAAGCGCGGACGCCTGTTCGCGCATGGAGTGCGTGTGGATTCCGCTTTCGTTGAGGAATTTCTTGTTGCCCACGCGGATTGTAGAGCCGCCTACCGTGGTGTACACGCCGCGCCCGACAATCGTATTGACGTCGCCGTGCTGCGGAATGCGGACGCCCTCACGCGTGGCGGCGTCGAGAATCGCCGACGCCATAGGGTGTTTCGAGGTTTCCTCCGCCGCCGCCGCGTAGCAGACGATGTCTTTTTGCGTAAATTTTTTCGACTGCGGCACTATGCTTTCCACGCACGGTTTGCCCTCTGTGAGAGTGCCCGTCTTGTCGAGAATGAGCGTGTCCGCCTTGCTCATGGACTCAATCACGCCGCTTCCCTTGATGAGCACGCCCTGCCGCGCCGCAGTGTTGATTGCCGCCGACAGCGCCGCCGCCGTCGAAAGCTTTATGCCGCAGGAGTAGTCTATGATGAGCATGTTCAACGCCCTGTTCATGTCGCGCGTGAGCGCGTAGACCAAGCCCGCAAGAACTATGTTGAGCGGCACGAGGGCGGACGAAAATTTGTCGGCGTAGTTTTGTACCTCCGCCTTTTTGCCGCCCGCGTCCTCGACCATTTTTATGATTTTCGAGACCGCCGTGTTCTCGCCCGCAGACTCCACTTTGCAGGTTATTGTGCCCTCCACCACGAGCGTTCCCGCGAACACCCTGCCGCCCGTCTTGCGCGAGACGGGTTCGAATTCGCCCGTAATCGACGACTGGTTGATTACCGCGTGCCCCGAGACAATCTCGCCGTCGGCGCAGATTTTTTCGCCAGAATGCACCACGATTATGTCGCCCGATTTCAGGCTCTTTGCGGGGATTTTTTCGAGCGGGCTGCCGATTTTGTTTTTCAGCGGGTGCCAGACCGTTTCGTTTTCGACCGAAAGCATGTCGCGGATTGCGTTGCGCGTGCGGTTCATCGTGTAGACCGTCATCGACTCCGCCAAGTCGTGCAGGAATAGCACCGTCAGCGCCGACGCCGTTTTGCCCGAAAGCACGCTCGAAAGCACCGCCATTGCGCTCAGCGTGTCGGCGTTGGGAAGCATCGACCTTTTGAACGCGCCGATTCCGCTCTTGAAAAGCGGGTATGCGAGCGCGAGCGCGCCGATTCCCGGAAAGCCGAAAAGTCTGCCCGCGATTGTCGCAGGCACCGTCTTCTTTGCGAGCCACGAGCCGAGCAGTAGCGACGCCGAAACCGCGCTCCGCGTAATGAGCGTCGAAAGCGGTTCTTCGTGCAAATCGCGCTCCTCCACCAAAAGCCTGTTCTTTTCCTCCCGCTCCCTTTGAAGTATGCCGAGCGAGTGCGCGGCGATGATTTCCTCGACCGCCGACATGATTCTGTCGGGCGTAGTTTTTTCGGCGTCGAACTTCACCACGACGGACTCCGCCGCGGGGTTTATCCTCACCGATTCCACGCCTTCCAAAATCTGGAAGTGCGAAAGCAGGTGTTCGCGCTCGCCGCCTTTCCCGACGTAGCGCAACCCCCTGCATGTAATCCTTATTCTTCCGCGTAATTCGTGGGCGCGGAAGCATTTCAACAGAGGCGTTTTTTTCTTGAACATATCCTTATTTTAAATTGTCGAGCGCGGATTTTATCCGTTTTGCCAGCGTTTTTTCGTCGGCTTCGGCGGCGTCGGGCGAGCACGCAATTTCAAGCGTAGCGTTCCACGCGCCGCGAATCCACGCCATTACGGCGTCCTCCGACGTCTCGTTCGGATTGTAGGATACAAGCAGATTTCCCGTGATTTTGCAAAGCGAAACTTCCGTAATTCCGACCCTCTTTTTGAGGGCGTTCAGAAACATCGGCGCGTATTTTTCCGCGTATTCGGGGTACGACTTTATGCCGCCGACGTTGATTCGCAGGCGTCCGCGTATGCTGTGGAGCACTTTCAGGCTTCCGACAAACGAAAGCGCGATTTTTTTCAGCGGGTTCATTTGCAGATGTTCACGCTTTGGAAGAGCCACCAGAGCAGGTTCGTGGGGAACGACGGCGTTGTTGTCTGTATCTTGAATGTCCTGCGGAGAATCGGTACGGTTTTGAGGAGTTGGAGAATCAGCAGAATCGTCATGAGTGCGCGGAGGTCGAAAAGTCCCTTTGTGCGCTGCATGAGAGCCTGATTGAACGCGTAGCCTATTGTGGTAAGCTCGCTTGCAAGCAGCGATTTCCTCGACTTCACCTGCGCCTCGAAGTCGAAGCAATAGGTGAGGGCGGATACCACGATTACGGGCGAAAGCGTCTTGGCGTCGTATTCCACAAGCACCGTTCCGAGCATCGGGTTTGCCGATATTTTCCTTATGCCGCCCACTCCCGACAGCGTTTTTACGATTCGCTCCGCAATGGCGCGGTTCGACTTCATCGACGGTATGCGCACGCGCATTCTGCCCGCTATCGAGTGTTTTACTTCGAGAACTCCCTGAAACGACGGCGCGCGCATGGCGGCGTCCAAAATACTGTTGCCTTGTATATTCATTGAAATGTTGCCTCTTGGTTGGGGGCGTTTGCGCCCATTGTTGAAAAGTTAATTTAGTCTAACTTTTCCGTTTCCCATTGTCAAGTTTTTTGGGGGGCGTGGCGGTTTGGGGTGCAAAAAAAAGCCCGCCGCATTGCGCGTCGGACTCGTATACTTCATATTTTTCGCGGAATGTCCACTCTTTATTCGAACGGCTTTGAGCCGTCGAGCGAGCCGAAGAGCGCGGAGCTCCCAAGCTCCTCCTCTATGCGCATGAGGCGGTTGTATTTTGCGGTGCGGTCGCTGCGGCTAAGCGAGCCTGTTTTTATCTGCCCCGCGTTCGTCGCCACGGCGAGGTCGGCGATTGTCGTGTCTTCGGTTTCTCCCGACCTGTGCGAGACCACCGCCGCGTAGCCCGTGCGTTTTGCGATTTCCACGGTTTCGAGCGTTTCGGTAAGCGTGCCAATCTGGTTTACCTTCACGAGAACTGCGTTTGCGATTCCCGCCGCTATCCCCTTTTTGAGAATGCGCGGGTTTGTTGCAAAAAGGTCGTCGCCGACAAGCTGCGTGGATTTCCCGAGGGTTTCGGTCAGGAGTTTCCAGCCGTTCCAGTCGTCTTCGGCGCAGCCGTCCTCAATGGAGACAACGGGGAATTTTCGTTTCAGGCCGGAGAGGTAGGCGACCATGTCGGAGGCGGTTTTTACGGATTTGTCGGACTTCTCGAAAACGTAGCGTCCTCGCTTGGCATCGTAAAATTCGCTCGACGCAACGTCGAGGGCAACGAAAATGTCTTTGCCGAATTTGTAGCCCGCTTTGAGGGTTGCGTCGGCAATGGCGGAGAGCGCGTCGTCGGAGCTTGCGAATCTGGGGGCGAAGCCGCCCTCGTCGCCCACCGCCGTGGAAAGCCCGCGCGATTTCAGCACGTCTCTGAGCGCGTGGAATATCTCCGCGCCCGCCCGCACCGCCTCGCGCAGGCTTTTTGCTCCCGCTGGGACAATCATGAACTCCTGAATGTCTATCGGCGCGTCGGAGTGCGCCCCGCCGTTTACGATGTTCATCATCGGCACGGGCAGAACGCGGGCGTTTGCGCCGCCCAGATATTTGTAGAGCGGAAGCCCCGCAGCGTCCGCCGCAGCCTTTGCGCAGGCGAGCGAAACCGCGAGAATCGCGTTTGCGCCGAGCTTTGACTTGTTCGGCGTGCCGTCAAGCTCAATCATGGCGGCGTCCACTTTCGGCTGGTCGAGCGCGTCTATGCCGCGCAGCGCGCGGGCGATTTTCCCCTCGGCGTTTTCGACCGCTTTGAGCACTCCGTTGCCGCCGAAGCGCGAATGGTCGGCGTGCTTCGCGTTTTTGTCGCGCAGTTCGACGGCCTCCGCCTCTCCCGTAGACGCCCCCGAAGGAACCGACGCGCGTCCGAAAGCCCCGCATTCGAGAACTACGTCCGCCTCGACCGTCGGATTCCCGCGCGAGTCCAGAATTTCCCTTGCCTTTATTTTCGAAATT
The Opitutia bacterium KCR 482 genome window above contains:
- a CDS encoding heavy metal translocating P-type ATPase, with the translated sequence MFKKKTPLLKCFRAHELRGRIRITCRGLRYVGKGGEREHLLSHFQILEGVESVRINPAAESVVVKFDAEKTTPDRIMSAVEEIIAAHSLGILQREREEKNRLLVEERDLHEEPLSTLITRSAVSASLLLGSWLAKKTVPATIAGRLFGFPGIGALALAYPLFKSGIGAFKRSMLPNADTLSAMAVLSSVLSGKTASALTVLFLHDLAESMTVYTMNRTRNAIRDMLSVENETVWHPLKNKIGSPLEKIPAKSLKSGDIIVVHSGEKICADGEIVSGHAVINQSSITGEFEPVSRKTGGRVFAGTLVVEGTITCKVESAGENTAVSKIIKMVEDAGGKKAEVQNYADKFSSALVPLNIVLAGLVYALTRDMNRALNMLIIDYSCGIKLSTAAALSAAINTAARQGVLIKGSGVIESMSKADTLILDKTGTLTEGKPCVESIVPQSKKFTQKDIVCYAAAAEETSKHPMASAILDAATREGVRIPQHGDVNTIVGRGVYTTVGGSTIRVGNKKFLNESGIHTHSMREQASALFAKGENVVFVSKDDEIAGLIGIRDPLRENMKKALNRLRNVGVDDIVLLTGDLEQQADVVARRLGIDSYEYELLPEDKARVVLGMQARGNKVVMVGDGINDAPALAYADVGIALGKTRTDVAMEASDITIAGDNALMLPGIYGLSKYTMDVVRQNLIAAVGINTLGLMLGALGTIPVIFGAVMHNSSTILVVANSMRILFYDMGRPPSLK
- the dnaN gene encoding DNA polymerase III subunit beta, producing the protein MKFKINKEHFVTGLRQVANVVSSKPPNAVLNNVLIKAEGDVVTLTTTNLDLGIRCSIKAEVENGGEITLPVKKFAQIVGAAPQQEITFESDDGQTAKVKSGGFSTKLNGLRAEEFPALPSFVDQHSYELPPQELFNMLRSVSYAKSSDENRYILNSVYFNFSEGKLTLVATDGKRMALVSRDMKIEQEDEGNVILPAKTVGELEKLLSQGKVAKISFNERQVAFDIDVGGDASENGLVGSIYLVSKIVEGSYPNYKQVIPKEAEHRIKVDRELMLETVNRVAILTSDKQNSVKLTMSENSLEISTRSAEGDAKQAIEIEYSGPEVQIGFNPEFLKQPLGSISKDEVFFEFKDEMSPGVFKTLDNFMCVVMPLRI
- the eno gene encoding phosphopyruvate hydratase; its protein translation is MQTAISKIKAREILDSRGNPTVEADVVLECGAFGRASVPSGASTGEAEAVELRDKNAKHADHSRFGGNGVLKAVENAEGKIARALRGIDALDQPKVDAAMIELDGTPNKSKLGANAILAVSLACAKAAADAAGLPLYKYLGGANARVLPVPMMNIVNGGAHSDAPIDIQEFMIVPAGAKSLREAVRAGAEIFHALRDVLKSRGLSTAVGDEGGFAPRFASSDDALSAIADATLKAGYKFGKDIFVALDVASSEFYDAKRGRYVFEKSDKSVKTASDMVAYLSGLKRKFPVVSIEDGCAEDDWNGWKLLTETLGKSTQLVGDDLFATNPRILKKGIAAGIANAVLVKVNQIGTLTETLETVEIAKRTGYAAVVSHRSGETEDTTIADLAVATNAGQIKTGSLSRSDRTAKYNRLMRIEEELGSSALFGSLDGSKPFE
- the lpxK gene encoding tetraacyldisaccharide 4'-kinase — its product is MKRRLSKFGEDFAHLTADVIYDRREGFWISVYAAVLKTLSFVFEAIARTRYAMYEKRIMRDAPLGCLVVVVGNLTVGGTGKTPIVEKFARSLNERGRKVAILSRGYKSKSDGALKKFVRWLTHGEAPKPKVVSDGKRILLDSEFAGDEPYMLARNLPGVIVIVDKNRVRAGHYAITEFGADTLVLDDGFQYLPLRGQLQLLLVDKTNPFGNFSLLPRGILREPVSHLKRASYIFLTKSDGRRDPELERTIRKYNPSVEIIECAHRPTCLAEFSTNERVGLEILKGAKVACFSAIAVPEGFEKFLVELGGEIVYKKRFLDHHRFDDAELDAFFDAAKNAGAQLAVCTEKDAVRIRPDLKTEIPFYYTKLEIDILRGEEDFESAVEKICFPKRESDDAPQNSAD
- a CDS encoding HMA2 domain-containing protein, producing the protein MNPLKKIALSFVGSLKVLHSIRGRLRINVGGIKSYPEYAEKYAPMFLNALKKRVGITEVSLCKITGNLLVSYNPNETSEDAVMAWIRGAWNATLEIACSPDAAEADEKTLAKRIKSALDNLK
- a CDS encoding HMA2 domain-containing protein, with amino-acid sequence MNIQGNSILDAAMRAPSFQGVLEVKHSIAGRMRVRIPSMKSNRAIAERIVKTLSGVGGIRKISANPMLGTVLVEYDAKTLSPVIVVSALTYCFDFEAQVKSRKSLLASELTTIGYAFNQALMQRTKGLFDLRALMTILLILQLLKTVPILRRTFKIQTTTPSFPTNLLWWLFQSVNICK